The Nocardia arthritidis genome has a window encoding:
- a CDS encoding glycoside hydrolase family 65 protein produces MTAGFEIAPWQLRWCGMDFDRLHRAESIFALANGHLGLRGTLDEGEPIGLPGTYLNGFYETRQLPYAETGFGYPEQGQTVVNVTDGKIVRLLVEDEPMDMRYGKTIDHERVLDFRSGTMRRMTVWTSPTGRTVRIRSERLVSFTERALAAIRYEVQPLDADLELVVQSDLLANEPVETTPGDPRLAAALDRPLVADFAAAHDLAAVLAHHTRGSGLRMAAGMDHELDFAGSARCDVRAGEDLARVTIAADVPEGQRLCLTKYCAYGWSSRRSTPALRAQVDAALAAGLDTGWDRLLARQRAYLDEFWRTADIEIDGDPELQQAVRFALFHILQAGARGETRAIPAKGLTGPGYDGHSFWDTETFVLPVLTYTVPNAAGDALRWRHATLDKARRRARELGQPGAMFPWRSINGDEGSGYWPTATAAVHVDADIADATVRYLAATGDEPFETDCGVELLVETARLWAGIGHFDPSGDFRIDGVTGPDEYSALADNNIYTNLMAQRNLHEAAQACARRPDVAGRLGVSAEETARWRDQAKRMSLPYNEDLGVHEQSENFTRYARWDFAATPAENYPLLLHYPYFDLYRKQVVKQADLTLAMYLCPNAFTAEEKVRDFDYYEAVTVRDSSLSAGIQAVLAAEVGHLSLAFDYFTEAALTDLHDLHNNAAHGLHIASLAGTWIACVGGFGGMRDNDGELRFAPRLPTALNRISFRIVWRGNCIRVDIDAETATYRVLSGGAVALRHHGERHTIGDASTRLPIPQRPPRPGPRLPHGREPYRRP; encoded by the coding sequence ATGACCGCGGGGTTCGAGATCGCGCCGTGGCAATTGCGCTGGTGCGGAATGGATTTCGACAGGCTGCACCGCGCGGAGTCGATATTCGCACTGGCCAATGGTCATCTGGGCCTGCGCGGCACCCTGGACGAGGGTGAGCCGATCGGGCTGCCCGGCACCTACCTCAACGGATTCTACGAAACACGGCAATTGCCTTATGCGGAAACCGGATTCGGCTATCCGGAACAGGGCCAGACCGTGGTGAACGTGACCGATGGCAAGATCGTCCGGCTGCTCGTCGAGGACGAACCGATGGATATGCGCTACGGCAAGACCATCGATCACGAACGCGTGCTGGACTTCCGGTCCGGCACGATGCGGCGCATGACGGTGTGGACCTCGCCCACGGGTCGCACGGTGCGCATTCGCTCGGAGCGGCTGGTGTCGTTCACCGAACGCGCGCTTGCGGCGATCCGGTACGAGGTGCAGCCGCTCGACGCCGATCTGGAGCTGGTCGTCCAATCGGATCTGCTCGCCAACGAGCCGGTGGAGACCACGCCCGGCGACCCCAGACTCGCTGCGGCACTCGACCGCCCGCTCGTCGCGGATTTCGCCGCGGCGCACGACCTCGCCGCGGTCCTCGCCCATCACACCCGCGGTTCCGGGCTGCGGATGGCCGCCGGTATGGATCATGAACTCGACTTCGCCGGGTCCGCACGATGCGATGTGCGCGCAGGCGAGGATCTGGCCCGGGTGACGATCGCGGCCGACGTACCCGAGGGTCAGCGGCTGTGCCTGACGAAATACTGTGCGTACGGCTGGTCGAGCAGGCGCTCGACGCCCGCGTTGCGGGCCCAGGTGGATGCGGCGCTGGCCGCGGGCCTCGACACCGGCTGGGATAGGTTGCTGGCCCGCCAGCGCGCCTACCTCGACGAGTTCTGGCGCACCGCCGATATCGAGATCGATGGCGATCCGGAACTCCAACAGGCCGTGCGGTTCGCGCTGTTCCATATCCTGCAGGCGGGTGCGCGCGGTGAGACCCGCGCGATTCCGGCGAAGGGCCTCACCGGACCGGGCTACGACGGCCATTCATTCTGGGACACCGAGACTTTCGTACTTCCGGTGCTCACCTACACGGTGCCGAACGCGGCCGGGGACGCGCTGCGCTGGCGCCATGCCACGCTGGACAAGGCGCGACGGCGGGCCCGCGAACTCGGCCAGCCGGGGGCCATGTTCCCGTGGCGTTCCATCAACGGCGACGAGGGCTCCGGCTATTGGCCGACCGCGACAGCAGCCGTGCACGTCGATGCCGATATCGCCGACGCCACCGTCCGATATCTCGCCGCCACCGGTGATGAGCCGTTCGAAACCGACTGCGGCGTAGAACTTCTGGTCGAAACCGCGCGGTTGTGGGCCGGTATCGGCCACTTCGATCCCTCGGGTGATTTCCGGATCGATGGCGTGACCGGGCCCGACGAGTATTCCGCGCTGGCCGACAACAACATCTACACGAATCTGATGGCGCAGCGGAATCTGCACGAGGCCGCACAGGCCTGCGCCCGCCGTCCGGACGTGGCGGGGCGGTTGGGTGTCTCCGCCGAGGAGACCGCCCGCTGGCGCGACCAAGCGAAACGAATGTCGTTGCCCTACAACGAGGATCTCGGGGTGCACGAGCAGTCCGAGAACTTCACCCGTTACGCGCGCTGGGATTTCGCCGCGACCCCCGCCGAGAACTACCCGTTGCTGCTGCACTATCCGTATTTCGATCTGTACCGCAAACAGGTCGTCAAACAGGCCGACCTGACGCTGGCAATGTATCTGTGCCCCAACGCGTTCACCGCGGAAGAGAAGGTTCGCGACTTCGACTACTACGAGGCGGTGACCGTCCGCGATTCCTCGCTCTCGGCGGGCATCCAGGCGGTGCTCGCCGCCGAGGTCGGGCACCTGTCGCTGGCCTTCGACTACTTCACCGAGGCCGCGCTCACCGACCTGCACGACCTGCACAACAATGCGGCACACGGGCTGCACATCGCCTCGCTCGCCGGAACCTGGATCGCGTGCGTCGGCGGCTTCGGCGGCATGCGCGACAACGACGGTGAGCTGCGCTTCGCGCCTCGGCTGCCCACCGCGCTGAACCGCATCTCGTTCCGAATTGTCTGGCGCGGCAATTGCATTCGCGTCGATATCGATGCTGAGACCGCCACCTATCGGGTGTTGTCCGGCGGTGCGGTCGCGCTGCGGCACCACGGCGAGCGCCACACGATCGGCGATGCCTCGACGAGACTCCCGATTCCGCAGCGCCCGCCCCGGCCGGGCCCACGACTGCCACACGGACGCGAGCCCTACCGCAGGCCCTGA
- a CDS encoding beta-phosphoglucomutase family hydrolase, which translates to MAQPADARLGLPAAISVALFDLDGVLTNTAVAHRRAWREVFDGFLARRCGAGFQPFTDDDYLRYVDGRPRADGVREFLRSRSIALPEGESGDPPSDSSVQGLGNRKNRLLLSIIDREGVHVYPGAVKYLSAVRAAGLKIGVVTSSANAVAVLAAAGLTRFVDARIDAQEIARRGLRGKPAPDAFRACAEALGVRPPRAAVFEDAVAGVAAGRAGDFGFVVGVDRTGDGAHAEALRAAGADMVVADPAELAR; encoded by the coding sequence GTGGCCCAACCCGCGGATGCTCGACTCGGTTTGCCGGCCGCCATCTCGGTGGCGCTGTTCGATCTAGACGGTGTGTTGACGAATACCGCAGTCGCGCATCGGCGCGCGTGGCGGGAGGTGTTCGACGGATTTCTGGCGCGCCGGTGCGGGGCCGGGTTCCAGCCGTTCACCGACGACGATTACCTACGGTACGTCGATGGGCGGCCGCGGGCGGACGGGGTCCGAGAGTTCCTGCGCTCCAGGAGTATTGCCCTACCGGAGGGCGAATCCGGTGACCCGCCCAGCGATTCGAGCGTGCAGGGTCTCGGTAACCGGAAGAATCGGCTGCTGCTTTCGATCATCGATCGCGAAGGCGTGCACGTGTATCCGGGTGCGGTGAAGTATTTGTCCGCGGTGCGCGCCGCGGGGCTGAAGATCGGCGTAGTGACCTCGTCGGCCAATGCGGTCGCCGTCTTGGCCGCCGCCGGTCTCACCCGATTCGTCGACGCGCGGATCGATGCGCAGGAGATCGCGCGGCGCGGACTGCGCGGCAAACCGGCGCCGGACGCGTTCCGCGCCTGCGCGGAAGCACTCGGCGTGCGACCGCCGCGAGCGGCGGTTTTCGAGGATGCCGTCGCCGGGGTCGCGGCGGGCCGGGCCGGGGATTTCGGCTTCGTGGTCGGCGTCGACCGAACCGGCGACGGTGCGCATGCCGAGGCGTTGCGCGCGGCCGGTGCGGATATGGTCGTCGCCGATCCGGCGGAGCTGGCGCGATGA